The following are encoded in a window of Thermoleophilaceae bacterium genomic DNA:
- a CDS encoding metalloregulator ArsR/SmtB family transcription factor, translated as MARAATTSDAFNAIAEPQRREILVLLRVGERPVTNLARDLGMTQPQASKHLRVLREVGLVRVRGVGKQRLYGLDARGLRPVHEWVGGFERFWSESFDRLDEYVQELNQTSQEGAHDGDDQ; from the coding sequence ATGGCACGAGCGGCGACGACCTCAGACGCCTTCAACGCGATCGCCGAACCCCAGCGCCGGGAGATCCTCGTGCTGCTCCGGGTGGGCGAGCGGCCGGTGACCAACCTGGCGCGAGACCTCGGGATGACCCAGCCGCAGGCGTCCAAGCACCTGCGGGTGCTCCGGGAGGTCGGGCTCGTGCGGGTACGCGGGGTGGGCAAGCAGCGGCTGTACGGCCTGGACGCCCGCGGGCTGCGGCCGGTCCACGAGTGGGTGGGCGGCTTCGAGCGGTTCTGGAGCGAGAGCTTCGACCGGCTGGACGAGTACGTGCAGGAGTTGAACCAGACGAGCCAGGAGGGAGCACACGATGGCGATGACCAGTAG
- a CDS encoding SRPBCC family protein, giving the protein MAMTSSGGEPAHASADREIVISRVIRAPRELVFEAFTQVRHLLRWWGPEGFTTTTRSFEFRVGGEWDFVMHGPDGTDYQEWITWREIVPPERIALLHGESRDDPNAFDSVLTFEPAGEQTRIVMHTVFPTKELRDEAVEKYHAIEGGEQTLANLAAYVAREWTEA; this is encoded by the coding sequence ATGGCGATGACCAGTAGCGGCGGCGAGCCCGCGCATGCGAGCGCGGACCGCGAGATCGTGATCTCCCGGGTGATCCGCGCGCCGCGCGAGCTGGTGTTCGAGGCGTTCACGCAGGTGCGGCACCTGTTGCGGTGGTGGGGACCGGAGGGCTTCACCACCACCACGCGGTCCTTCGAGTTCCGCGTCGGCGGGGAGTGGGACTTCGTGATGCACGGGCCGGACGGGACCGACTACCAGGAGTGGATCACCTGGCGGGAGATCGTCCCGCCGGAGCGGATCGCGCTGCTGCACGGCGAGTCCCGCGACGACCCGAACGCCTTCGACTCGGTGCTGACCTTCGAGCCGGCGGGGGAGCAGACCCGCATCGTGATGCACACGGTGTTCCCCACGAAGGAGCTCCGTGACGAGGCCGTGGAGAAGTACCACGCGATCGAGGGCGGCGAGCAGACGCTGGCCAACCTGGCGGCGTACGTCGCGCGGGAATGGACGGAGGCCTGA
- a CDS encoding dihydrofolate reductase family protein, which translates to MAGRVFFSVTMSLDGFMAPEEVPVEYVFSPEGKSDPRSQRWMAKWSELQSWLLSQRWFRENLGLGEGGEEGLDNDIARATYERTGASVMGKRMFDGGELAWPEEAPFHTPVFVVTHTRREPWERPGGTTFHFVGDGIESALLQAREAAGDRDVRIAGGAETIQEYLDSGLIDEFSITLAPVLFGTGIRLFDRVDPDRLALDQASSDASTRVTHLTYTAARR; encoded by the coding sequence ATGGCTGGAAGGGTGTTCTTCAGCGTGACGATGTCGCTCGACGGCTTCATGGCGCCGGAGGAGGTGCCCGTCGAGTACGTGTTCTCGCCCGAAGGTAAGAGCGACCCGCGGTCCCAGCGCTGGATGGCGAAGTGGTCCGAGCTGCAGTCGTGGCTGCTCTCACAGCGGTGGTTCCGGGAGAACCTGGGGCTCGGCGAGGGCGGCGAGGAAGGGCTCGACAACGACATCGCACGGGCGACCTACGAGCGCACCGGCGCGAGCGTCATGGGCAAGCGCATGTTCGACGGCGGCGAGCTGGCATGGCCGGAGGAGGCGCCGTTCCACACCCCCGTGTTCGTCGTCACCCACACCAGGCGTGAGCCGTGGGAGCGGCCGGGCGGCACCACCTTCCACTTCGTGGGCGACGGCATCGAGAGCGCGCTGCTCCAGGCCCGCGAGGCCGCCGGCGACCGCGACGTGCGCATCGCCGGCGGCGCCGAGACGATCCAGGAGTACCTGGACAGCGGCCTGATCGACGAGTTCTCGATTACGCTCGCGCCCGTGCTGTTCGGCACCGGCATCCGCCTGTTCGACCGCGTGGACCCAGACCGCCTCGCGCTGGACCAGGCCAGCAGCGACGCATCGACCCGGGTGACCCACCTGACCTACACCGCCGCGAGACGCTAG